A genomic segment from Bacteroidota bacterium encodes:
- a CDS encoding PKD domain-containing protein, with translation MNIQQGIRGLLLALFLLGACSLFAQHGGGTLTNNFANTWLFGGVGLDFNCSPPNVIKEGKITTWVEGPSTISDECGNLQFYCNGDSIWNSLHNSVNGGGVFPMVGSRQATQSSLILPNLQNPGTFYFFTVDGDEVNNYNGLSYTEFSFNAPGGPGYVVSNKVLVRYANEMVTACNDGNGGYWVVTKVKGNAEFRAYHVTSLGVDTNAVISPVGSTKSETGQMKFSPDGRYLAISRPLQLFKFNPTTGVINSYLGDMENGWLDDGNTVEFSPSGRFLYTNNYNGGTAPAEEGVYQYDLSLDPAVIAKLPLKVTGPTMKPKGGMQLGPDGKIYVIDGETVDKLSVIQRPEKSGTDCDYQHQIINLNLSSPGKNFPNFNQSWFLDPDMYIADKRCHADTTVLNMNPERWSILAEGKKIDSFKWKITDPNGGNQVGTGNTIKHYYPQHGCFRVEMIAYSSELGKAVVREDLVKINVTPTTNMGPKDTALCKQPRRIFLNVATADNPGSTFIWYYKSFPDVNSGKPDLGINPLDLAPNIMAETEGRYWVIKTFKCCSMTDTIDVYHDSIIPMFRLNDGLQCERDNQYVFTNLSTPAYKSTTWDFGDGTKGFTNIGVKHYNNAASYTPVMTVVSEKGCKATMSRVILVVKHPVAKFIVDTLQQCFEGNIFNVKDTSYIDYGQGGIVSKLFNKGLGPNDTTRKTQFAISYPKAGTYTISLALNSSQDCKDTMYQQVRVFAKPKAGFTINDDNQCLSANKFEYTDTSFTPLDSINYRGWMFTDTLPPEDRTALPLNNFRTYATVDSFKVQLKVGTGPGCFDSTIKYVHVHGDPYVDFKANDSDQCLFGNTYNFKDTTYTEKGFVQTYLWNFGDNTAIGNTGMGKKYANYGSYKVQLRVITNKGCTDSTSRDVIVYPMPKADFAIAQPEMCFKNHGFTFSAAPSFVPTGSVYSYDWDFGDGATSTLKEPPIKNYSKDSAYKIKLIVVSDKSCGDTVTKQVRFYPTPTAKAKINRPMQCLDGNSFNFRGDSSVAGAGVISQYLWEYGDGTIGMNNFPEAKIYAYPDTFNVKLKITTDKGCTDTASVNVIVLPSPTVNFSVEPTCLFEPSKFKNKSTAHPGKIVNYNWTLGDGTSSGDSTPSHTYANTGAYTISLSVESSYGCRATVTKVNEAIVKALPQALFGHEKVDFDEKNTTIQFIDSSYDVDQWFWDFGNGMVSNQSDPLIVFSDTATLPIRLVVTNTEGCFDTIRKTLFVAPDFFFHIPNAFTPNDDGNNPEFGGEGTRYYKEYSLRIFNRWGQLVFESDSPLKRWDGKYKGEPCEDEAYTYVYALRDVFGFYHNYSGVVHLLR, from the coding sequence ATGAACATACAGCAAGGAATCAGGGGTTTACTGCTGGCACTCTTCCTATTGGGTGCTTGTTCCCTTTTTGCCCAGCATGGCGGCGGTACACTTACCAATAATTTTGCAAATACATGGTTGTTTGGCGGTGTAGGCTTAGACTTTAACTGTTCTCCCCCCAACGTTATAAAAGAAGGTAAAATAACCACATGGGTTGAAGGACCTTCTACCATTAGTGATGAGTGTGGTAACCTACAGTTTTATTGCAACGGCGATAGTATTTGGAACTCACTGCATAACTCTGTAAACGGGGGCGGCGTGTTTCCGATGGTAGGTTCAAGGCAGGCAACCCAATCGTCACTTATCCTTCCTAACCTGCAAAATCCCGGTACTTTTTATTTTTTCACTGTAGATGGGGATGAGGTAAACAACTACAATGGTTTAAGCTATACTGAATTTTCGTTCAATGCTCCCGGTGGCCCCGGTTATGTTGTGAGCAACAAAGTACTGGTGCGTTATGCCAACGAAATGGTAACTGCTTGCAACGATGGAAATGGCGGGTATTGGGTTGTTACTAAGGTTAAAGGAAACGCTGAGTTCAGAGCATATCACGTTACCAGTTTAGGTGTAGATACCAACGCAGTAATTAGCCCAGTAGGTTCTACAAAAAGCGAAACCGGGCAAATGAAATTTTCTCCCGATGGCCGCTATTTGGCTATTTCGCGCCCACTGCAATTATTTAAGTTTAACCCAACAACAGGAGTAATTAACAGCTACTTGGGAGATATGGAAAATGGCTGGCTGGATGACGGTAATACCGTTGAGTTTTCACCCAGTGGCCGCTTTTTATATACCAACAACTACAATGGCGGAACTGCCCCTGCCGAAGAAGGTGTTTATCAGTACGATTTATCACTTGACCCCGCAGTTATTGCCAAATTGCCTCTTAAAGTAACCGGTCCTACTATGAAACCTAAGGGCGGTATGCAATTAGGGCCTGATGGTAAAATATATGTTATTGACGGGGAAACTGTAGACAAGTTATCTGTAATCCAACGTCCTGAAAAATCAGGTACTGACTGTGATTACCAACATCAAATAATTAATCTTAATCTATCATCACCGGGTAAGAATTTCCCCAACTTTAACCAAAGCTGGTTTCTTGACCCTGATATGTACATTGCTGATAAGCGTTGTCATGCCGATACCACGGTGTTGAACATGAACCCAGAGCGGTGGAGCATTTTGGCCGAAGGAAAGAAAATAGATTCTTTTAAATGGAAAATCACAGATCCCAACGGCGGAAATCAGGTAGGCACCGGCAACACTATCAAGCATTATTATCCTCAACACGGATGTTTTAGGGTTGAAATGATTGCTTATTCTTCTGAATTAGGGAAGGCTGTTGTGCGTGAAGATTTAGTAAAAATAAATGTTACGCCTACTACCAACATGGGGCCTAAAGACACTGCTCTTTGCAAGCAACCCCGCAGAATATTTTTGAACGTAGCCACTGCCGATAACCCCGGCTCTACCTTTATATGGTATTATAAATCGTTTCCGGATGTAAACAGCGGCAAGCCCGATTTAGGCATAAACCCCTTGGATCTTGCTCCCAACATTATGGCAGAAACAGAGGGTAGGTATTGGGTGATAAAAACCTTTAAGTGTTGTTCTATGACTGACACTATTGATGTTTATCACGACTCGATTATACCCATGTTCAGGCTGAACGACGGTTTGCAATGCGAGCGCGATAACCAATACGTGTTTACCAACCTTTCTACCCCTGCATACAAGAGCACTACTTGGGATTTTGGTGATGGGACAAAGGGTTTTACCAATATTGGGGTTAAACATTATAACAATGCAGCATCGTATACGCCCGTGATGACGGTTGTGAGTGAGAAAGGTTGTAAAGCAACAATGTCAAGGGTTATTCTGGTGGTTAAACATCCGGTGGCCAAATTTATTGTTGATACGTTGCAGCAGTGCTTTGAGGGCAACATATTTAATGTTAAAGACACTTCATACATCGACTACGGACAAGGAGGTATAGTAAGTAAGTTGTTTAATAAAGGGTTGGGTCCCAATGACACTACACGGAAAACACAATTTGCTATCAGTTATCCCAAAGCGGGCACCTATACTATTTCGCTGGCGTTAAACTCCAGTCAGGATTGTAAAGATACCATGTACCAGCAAGTACGGGTGTTTGCCAAGCCAAAAGCGGGCTTTACCATTAATGATGATAATCAATGTCTTTCGGCTAATAAGTTTGAGTACACGGATACGTCTTTCACCCCGCTGGATTCAATAAACTACCGGGGGTGGATGTTTACAGATACCTTGCCGCCCGAAGACCGAACGGCTTTACCACTAAATAATTTCAGAACCTATGCCACGGTTGATTCTTTTAAAGTTCAATTGAAGGTGGGCACAGGACCGGGTTGTTTCGATAGCACTATTAAATACGTGCATGTTCACGGCGACCCCTATGTAGATTTTAAAGCCAACGATAGCGACCAATGCTTGTTTGGCAATACCTATAATTTTAAAGATACTACTTACACTGAAAAGGGTTTTGTACAAACCTATTTGTGGAATTTTGGCGATAATACTGCCATTGGAAATACCGGCATGGGTAAAAAATATGCCAACTACGGTTCATATAAAGTACAGTTGAGGGTAATAACCAATAAAGGTTGTACAGACTCAACAAGTAGGGATGTGATTGTATATCCGATGCCAAAGGCTGATTTTGCTATTGCCCAGCCTGAGATGTGCTTTAAAAACCACGGGTTTACGTTCTCGGCAGCACCTTCGTTTGTGCCTACGGGTTCAGTATATAGTTATGATTGGGATTTTGGCGATGGAGCAACATCAACACTTAAAGAACCCCCGATTAAAAACTATTCTAAAGACAGTGCCTATAAAATAAAACTGATTGTTGTTTCTGATAAGTCTTGTGGTGATACAGTAACCAAACAGGTTCGCTTTTATCCTACGCCTACTGCCAAGGCAAAAATTAACAGACCAATGCAGTGTCTTGACGGAAACTCATTTAATTTCAGAGGGGATAGTTCAGTTGCGGGTGCAGGCGTAATTAGCCAATATTTGTGGGAATATGGTGATGGAACCATCGGCATGAATAATTTTCCTGAAGCGAAAATTTATGCATATCCGGATACATTTAATGTAAAACTGAAAATTACTACCGATAAGGGATGTACAGATACAGCCTCGGTAAATGTAATTGTGTTGCCTTCTCCAACCGTTAACTTCTCGGTAGAACCTACCTGTCTTTTTGAGCCCTCGAAGTTTAAAAACAAAAGCACTGCCCACCCCGGTAAAATTGTAAACTATAACTGGACATTGGGAGACGGTACCTCATCAGGTGATTCAACCCCAAGCCATACGTATGCCAATACAGGCGCCTATACCATTTCGTTAAGTGTAGAATCGAGCTACGGTTGCCGTGCTACAGTAACCAAGGTAAACGAGGCTATTGTAAAGGCGCTGCCTCAAGCGTTGTTCGGGCACGAGAAGGTAGATTTTGATGAAAAAAATACGACCATTCAGTTTATAGATTCATCGTACGATGTTGACCAATGGTTTTGGGATTTTGGTAACGGTATGGTGAGCAATCAATCCGATCCTTTGATAGTGTTTAGTGATACGGCAACTCTGCCTATCAGGCTTGTTGTTACCAATACAGAGGGTTGTTTTGATACCATTCGTAAAACTTTGTTTGTAGCCCCCGACTTTTTCTTCCATATTCCTAATGCCTTTACACCGAATGATGATGGCAATAACCCCGAGTTTGGCGGTGAGGGTACAAGGTATTACAAAGAGTACAGCCTAAGGATTTTTAACCGTTGGGGACAACTGGTGTTTGAATCAGATTCACCACTAAAACGTTGGGATGGCAAGTACAAGGGTGAACCTTGTGAAGATGAAGCCTATACCTATGTTTATGCCTTGCGTGATGTGTTTGGTTTTTACCACAATTACTCAGGTGTAGTTCATTTGCTGCGTTAA